From the Kallotenue papyrolyticum genome, the window GCGTCATGTCGTGGAGCAGGTCAGCGTCTAGCGCGACGTCCTCCGCCGGGCCACTGCTGCGGGTGGAGCATCTGTCCAAGTATTTCATGCGGGGCAAGACGCGCTTTGCGGCGGTGCAGGACGCCTCGCTGGAGCTGGCGGCAGGCCAGACGCTCGGCATCGTGGGCGAGTCGGGATCGGGCAAGTCCACGCTCTCGCGCTGTATCATCCGCCTGTACGAGCCGGATGAGGGGCGCGTCTTCTTCGATGGCGTCGATTTTCTGGCGCTGCGCGGGCAGGCCTTGCGTGCCAAGCGCCGCGACATCCAGATGATCTTCCAGGATCCGCTGGCCAGTCTCAACCCGATGATGACGGTGCGCCAGGCGATCGAGGATCCGTTGATCATCCACAACATCGGTACGGCGCGCGAGCGGCAAAAGCGTGTCTACGAGCTGCTGGAGCTGGTCGGGCTCGACACGGCGGCGGCCAACGCCTTTCCCTACGAGTTTTCGGGCGGTCAGCAGCAGCGCATCGGCATCGCGCGCGCGCTGGCGGTGCGGCCCAAGCTGCTGATCTGCGACGAGGCGGTCTCGGCGCTGGATGTGTCGATCCAGGCGCAGATCCTGCGCTTGTTGCAGGACCTGCAGCG encodes:
- a CDS encoding ATP-binding cassette domain-containing protein, which translates into the protein MRGKTRFAAVQDASLELAAGQTLGIVGESGSGKSTLSRCIIRLYEPDEGRVFFDGVDFLALRGQALRAKRRDIQMIFQDPLASLNPMMTVRQAIEDPLIIHNIGTARERQKRVYELLELVGLDTAAANAFPYEFSGGQQQRIGIARALAVRPKLLICDEAVSALDVSIQAQILRLLQDLQRQLGLAYLFISHNLAVVEHMSDVIAVMYAGRIVEYGTVEEIFRAPKQEYTRTLIESVPYIPRPGGRQVVQPSLEHRTLPLGAGEPASP